GCGATGATGATGCGGACGGAGCTGCTGACGTCGACCGTCTCCGTCTGGGACGCCGAGACCTACAACGCTCTCTTTACGACCCACGGGATCACGATGCTGTTTTTCTTCGCCGCACCGGTGTTCGCCGGCATCGCCAACTACGTCATCCCGCTGCTCATCGGCGCCGACGACATGGCGTTCCCGCGGATCAACGCCCTCGCGTTCTGGTTGCTCCCTCCCGCGTTGCTGATCGCCCGCGCCGGGATCGTCACCGAACTGATCGGCAAGACCCTCGAAGGCGCGCTCGGACTCCTCCCACCGAACGCGATGGCGCCGTTCGGCGGCCTCGCCGCCGTCATCGACCCGCTGTTGGCGCTGGAACCGCCGGGGATCGGCTGGACGATGTACACGCCGCTGTCGATACAGGACCCCAACCAGCAGGTCAACCTGCTGTTGCTCGGCTTGCACCTCAGCGGCGTCGCGACGACGATGGGCGCGATCAACTTCATCGCGACCATCGTCTCCGAGCGCGGCGACGAGGTGAGCTGGGCCGACCTCGATCTGTTCTCCTGGAACATCCTCACCCAGTCGGGGATAATCCTCTTCGCGTTCCCGCTGTTGGGCAGCGCGATGGTCATGCTCCTGCTGGACCGAGTCGTCGGCACGACCTTCTTCGCCGTCGGCGAGGGCGGGGGGCCGATCCTCTGGCAACACCTGTTCTGGTTCTTCGGCCACCCGGAAGTGTACATCCTCGTCCTCCCGGCTTTCGGCCTGGTCAGCTACATCATGCCGAAGTTCGCCGGTCGGAAGCTGTTCGGCTTCCGCTTCGTCGTCTACTCGACGCTGGCCATCGGCGTCCTCTCCTTCGGCGTCTGGGCCCACCACATGTTCGCGACGGGCATCGACCCGCGCGTTCGGGCCAGTTTCATGTTCGTCTCGATCGCCATCGCCGTCCCCAGCGCCGTCAAGACGTTCAACTGGATCGCGACGCTGTGGAACGGGCGGATACGGCTCACCGCGCCGATGCTGTTCTGTCTCGGCGGCCTCGCCCTGTTCGTCGTCGGCGGGATCACCGGCGTGTTCCTGGCCGCGATCCCGTTCAACCTCGTCGTCCACGACACCTACTACGTCGTCGGCCACTTCCACCTCATCATCATGGGGGTCATCCCCTTCAGCATGTTCGCGGCCTGTTACTACTGGTTCCCCATGATAACGGGCCGGTGGTACAACCGACCCGTCGCCGTCGCCCAGGCGGTCGTGCTGTCGGTCGGCTCTGCGGTCACCTTCATCCCGATGCTCGTCACCGGAACCGACGGGCTCCCCAGGCGATACGCCAGCTACCCCCAGGTGTTCGAGCTGCTCAACCAGGTCTCCTCGGCCGGCGCGTACCTGATCGGCCTCGCAGCCGTCCTCTGGGTGTTCAACATGGTGCAGTCCTACCGTGTCGGCCCACCGGTCACCGACGACGACGTCTGGAATCTCGCCGAGACCGGTCAGCGCGCCCGCGAGTGGCACCACCCCGCCGGCCGTCCGACCCAGCGCGCGCCCGCTGTCGGGGACGTGGCACCCGAGGACGACGAAAGCGACGAGAGCGAGACCGGGACCGACGGCGGCGCGCCGGCCGACGACGGGACTCCCGAAGACGACCCGCCCGTCGACAGCGGGAGTCCGGGCGACGACTCGCCCACCGACGACGTACCGACCGAACGGGACCGCGCGAGCGCCCTCGACCGGTCGACCCGCGACGACGCGATCGGCGGGCGAGGGGCGCTCCGACTCGTCGGCGCGGTGACGGTCGCCATCGCCCTCCTCGTCGTGGCCGGGCGCCTACTGCTCCCGCTGACGGGGTTCGACTCGACGACGGAGGCGCTGATCCGGACGCTCAACCGGCGGTTGTTGCTGGTCGCGGTTCCCCTGGCCCTACTGGTCGAGGGGCTCCTGATCTACGCGGTCGTCCGGTTCCGCGGCGGCGTCGCGATCCCGACGCCCGAGAACACCACGCTGGAGATCAGCTGGACGGTCGCGACAGCGTTCGTCCTCCTGTTCGTCGCCGTCGTCTCCTACGGCGTGCTCGGCTCACCGTTCGTCACCGCGTCGCCGGAGCCGGCCGGCGAACGGCCCGCCGACGCCGTCGAGATCGAGATCGTCGCCGAGCAGTTCTCCTACGACGTCCGCTACCCGGCGGCGAACGTCACGGTCGAGAGTACCGACGTGATCTACGCGCCCACCGACCGGCCGGTGTACTTCGAGGTGCGTGCAGCGGACGTGTTACACTCCGTTCACGTCCCTGCGCTGGGACTCAAACAGGACGCCTTCCCCGGCCAGTGGAACCTCCTCCACACTCGGCTGCTGGACCCCGGCGACTACCGGCTGTACTGCGCGGAGTTCTGCGGCGTCGGCCACTCCCGGATGCGGACGACACTGAGTGTCGTCTCGCCCGAACGGTACCGCCAGCGGGTCGACGCCCTCGCCGCCGAGAGCGAGGCGACCGGAGGGAGCACGTACGCCGAAGGGAACGCCACCGCCGGAAACGCGACGATCGAGCGTCCGTCGGCTCGAACCGGGTGAACCGCCGGCCCGGACTTCCGGGGACGGCAGGGTTTTACTCGCCGGTACGGACACGGCAGTATGCAGAAACGTTCACTCGATGGCGAGTGGGAGTTTCGCCGCGAGGGCGGGGAGTGGCGGACCGGCGCGGTGCCCGGCGGCGTCTACACGGACCTCCTGGCGGCCGACGCGATCCCCGACCCGTTCGTCGAGGACAACGAACTCGACGTGCAGTGGGTCGGGAAGTCCGACTGGACCTACCGCCGCACCGTCACCGTCGACGAGCGCCTGCTCGACCACGAGCGGATCGTCCTCCAGTGCGACGGCCTCGACACTGTCGCGACCGTCTCGGTCAACGGCCGGGTCGTCGGCGAGTCCGTCAACATGCACGTCGGCAACGAGTTCGACGTGGCCGACGCCCTCGAACCCGGCGACAACGAGGTCACCGTCGCCTTCCGTTCGCCCGTCGAGTACGGCCAGGAACGGGCCGCCGAGTACCCCTACGAGGTGCCGTGTATCCGCTATCCCGTCGACCAGCCCGGTCGGCCGTTCGTCCGGAAGGCCCAGTGTCACTACGGCTGGGACTGGGGCCCCTGTCTCCCGACGATGGGCATCTACCGTGACATCTCCATCCTCGCCTACTCCGAACCGCGCGTGCGCTACACCAAGACCGAACAGGACCACGACGGCGACGGAATCGACCTGACCGTCCGCGCGGGCGTCGACGCCCCGAGCGCCGGCAGCTACGACCTGACCGTCGAGGTGGCCGACACCGTCCGCACCGAGTCCGTCGACCTCGACGAGGGCGAACAGGAGGTCGAGGTGACGGTCTCGGTCGACGAGGGATCGGTCGACCTGTGGTGGCCCAACGGCTACGGCGACCAGCCGCTGTACGACCTCTCCGTGCGGGTCGGTGACGGCCCCGACGCTCACGAAATCGCCGACCGCGTCGGCTTCCGCGAGGTCGAACTGGTCGCCGAACCCGACGACGTAGGGACATCGTTCTACTTCGAGGTCAACGGCGAACCCGTCTACGCCAAGGGCGCCAACACCATCCCGACCGCGCCGCTGTACGGCGACGTGACCGACGAGCGCTACGAGCATCTGATCCGCAGCGCCGCCGACGCCAACATGAACATGCTCCGAGTCTGGGGCGGCGGCTACTACGAGGAGGAGGTCTTCTACGACCTCTGTGACGAGTACGGCATCCTCGTCTGGCAGGACTTCATGTTCTCCTGCTCGCTCCACCCCGCGAACGACGACTTCCTCGACACCGTCGAGCAGGAGGTCCGCTACCAGGTGCGCCGGCTCGCCAATCACCCCTCGATCGCCGTCTGGTGCGCGAACAACGAGAACGAGGAGGCCGCACAGAACTGGTTCGTCGACCACCCTCACCACGCCGAGCACCTCGACGACTACGCCGCCCTCTACGAGGAGACGGTCGGCCCGGCCTGCCGCGAGGAGGACCCCTCCCGCACCTACTGGCCCGGTTCGCCCTCCAGCGGCCCGGACGAACTCGAACCGTACGTCTTCGAGAAAGGCGACATCCACTACTGGGACGTGTGGCACCGGGGCCAGCCGTTCGAGGACTATCTCACTACGAACCCCCGGTTCGTATCCGAGTTCGGCTACCAGTCGTTCCCCTCGACGGACTCGCTGCGCACGGTCCTCGACCCCGAGGACTTCAACCCGACCTCGCCGACGATGGAGCACCACCAGCGCAACCCCGGCGGCAACACGACCATCCTCCGCCGGATGGCCGACTACTTCCGCTTCCCCTTCGACTTCGACGACTTCGTCTACCTCTCGCAGCTGTTGCAGGCCGAGGCGATGTCGACGGCCATCGAGCACTGGCGCCGGCGCAAACCCACGACCATGGGCGCGCTGTACTGGCAACTCAACGACCTCTGGCCCGTCGCGTCGTGGGCCTCGGTCGAGTACGACGGCAAGTGGAAAGCCCAGCAGTACGCCGCCCGCCGGCAGTTCGCGCCCGTCCTCCTCTCCTTTCACCCGAGCTACGAGGGCCGCGACGGCGTCGACAACGCTCAGGCCGAAGACCCCGAAGACGGGGACTGGGGCGACGTGACCGCACAGACGCTGTGGGTCACCAGCGACGAGACCGAGCGCCTCTCGGGCGACGTGGCGCTCGAAGTCCTCACCTTCGACGGCGAACTCGTCCACGAGGAGACCGTCGCGGTGAACATCGACGCCCACCAGAGCGCCGAACTGGCGACCGTCGACCGCGACGACCTGCCCGAGGGCGTCGACACCAGCGAGGTCATGGTCCGCGCGGCGTTCGAGGACGGCGGGAGCGACGACGGTGCCAGCGCGGCCGACGCCCTCGACTCGTATCCGGCGACGACCTTCTTCGCGGACTACAAGCGCCTGGACCTGCCCGAGACCGACCTCTCCGTCGAGGTCGACGGTGCGGACGTGACGGTCACCGCCGAGAAGGCGGCGCTGTTCGTCGAACTCGACCCCGGGACGATGGCCGGCGCGTTCTCGGACGACTTCTTCCACCTCGCGCCCGGTGAGGTTCGGACGCTCACCTTCGATGCCTACGACGGCCGCCGCGACGCGCTCGTCGAGGCGGAACTCGAAGACGAGCTGACCGTGCGCCACCTCCGCGGGACGTACTGACGGGACAGCCGAACGGCTCAGGTCGGGCGGGCCCGTTCCGACACGCTAAGGTGGCCCCCGGAAGAATCGGCGTCCATGGCCGACGACCACGACGACGGACATCACGACCACGACCGCCCGGACTACGACCCCGCGAACAAGGACCTCCCGTCCGGCGAACCGCCGCTGCGCTCGACGGCACCGCAGAGCGAGTACACCGGTCGCGACGTGGGTGTCGGCGTCGCCGTCGTGCTCGTCGGCGTCGCCCTCACGTTCGTCCTGCCGATCGCAGTGGTCTAGAGGCACTCGATCTCAGTCGTTCGACTCCGCTTGGGCGTCCGGATCCGACGACGGCCGAGTGTACTCGACGGAGAACCGCCGGCTCGCGAGGACGGCGTTGCCGATCGCCTCGCTCGCGGTGTCGTGTGTCGCTCCGCCCTCGACGGACAGCCGTTCGGAGAGTGCGTACACTTGAAAGCGATAGGTGAACGGTTCCCCGCGCGGGGGGCAGGGTGACAGGTATCCGGGGTCTCCGCCTTCGGGGCGCCCCTGGCGTGCTCCGCCGAGCGACTCGACGACCGCCTCGCCCGGGAGGGCGGCGGGGATCCGGGTGCGGTCGGGCGGGACGTTCCACAGCGTCCAGAAGGTCCGGTCGGTGATCGGCCCCTGGTTGAACGACGCCGTCACCGCCACCGCCGCGGTCGGTTCTGGCGTGCGCTCGACGACGAACGGCGGCGAGACGCCCTCGCCGGTGCAGGTGAACCGCGCAGGCAGTTGTTCGTCGGGGTCTATGGCCGGACTGGAGACGCGGAACGCGCGCGGCGTCTCGGTCTCCGCCTCCGACCCGGCACAGCCGGCGACACCGACGGCGGTGGCGCCGGCGACCGTCGCGAGTACGTCCCGGCGTCGCATACCCGATCTCCGTTCGACACGGTAATCGGAGCTTCGATCGACGACGCGGGAGCCCACCGCCCGGACCGACGTCGGGCGACCCCACTCCGGGGGGGCTCTCTCAGCGCGTGAAGTCCGTGAGAACGGTTTTCACCACCACTCACATCCGGGCGAACGTGAGTGTGACGAAGTACCAGGGTCTGGTCGAGTGTCTGCACGAGCGCACGGGCGAGAGCCTGCTGACGATCACGCGGTTCACCGAGGAGCAGTCGGAGTTCCTCTACGGCGAGGAGTGGTTCGAACGGTTCGTCGCCGAGGTCGACACGCGCTCGCCGGAGAAGATGCACGAAGACGCCGTGTACAACCTCCAGCAGGCCGAGGTGAGCGGGAAACTGTACGGTAGCCGAGTCAGGTCCGAGGTTCGCATCACCGAAGACGGGATCGGGATCGCGCTCTATCCCGGCGACAGCGTCGGATTCCACGTCCTGCTCGACGACGAGGCGTCCGTCGACGTCCCCGACCTGGTCGACGACGCCCTCGCCGAGATCGGCGAGTCGGCGTAGCTCTCGGCGACGTAGGGCGGTACCCGCCGCCGTCGCGTTGGCCCCAAGCTTATGCCGAGCGGTTGACTACTCGAGACCGTGTGCGCTTCCCTCCAGCGACGCTCCGCAGACGGCGGTCCGACGGACGCCGGATTCGTCGCGCTCCTCGCGCTCCTGGCCGGCCTCGTTCTCGTGAGGTTCGGCGTCGGCTACGCCACCGGAGTGTTTCGCTCGGCTACCGGTCTCCTCAGGGTGCCGGCGCTCGTGACCCTGGCGTACAGCGCCGTCGCGCTCGCCGGCCTCGGTGCCGTCTCCGCGGCGTTCGCGGCCGGACGCGACGAGTGGCTCGACGGGGACGAACTGACCCAGGCGGCCCTGGCCGCGATCCCGCTGGTCGTCGTCGCCGTCCACGTGACGTTCGGACGACTCGATGTCGGCGTCTCGGCCCTGCCGGTCGTCAGGTCGGGCGGATACCTGGTCGCCGTCGGCGGTCTCACGTTCGGCTACGCCCGCGTTGCCGACCTCGACGTGGCGACGAACCCGCCGACCGACGACGGCTGGCTCGTGACCGCGCTCGCCGTCGCCGTCGTCACCGCGAGCGCCGCGCTCGTGACCGTCGGCGCATCGCTGTCCGGCTGGCCCGACGCGCCGTTCGCGGCGTTCCGGTACGGAACGGCGCCTTCGGTCTCGTCGCTACTCCTGACGACCGTCGTCCCGGTGACGGTCACGGCCGCCGGGACGGCGCTGCTGTTCAACGGCGCCGTCCAGGCCGCGCTCCGTCGGCACCGCTCGGCCGCCGCTGCCGTCGGCGTCGTGACGCTACTGGCGTTCGGTGTCGACTGGGCGATCGCGGCCGTTCCGATCGCGCTCTCGTCGGTCCTCGACCCGGTTGCGGCACCGATCCGGTGGCTCGTCGTCCTCGTCGCGGCCCTCGTCGCGGTCGCGGTGGTGCTGGCCGTCTCGGTCGCGTACGGGCGTCTCTGGGACGAACGAGGCACCGTCTCGCGCGACCGGTCGCCGCTCGTCGCCGCCGGAGCGGGAGCCGCGCTCGGCGCCCTCGTCGCGGCCGTCGGGTTCGCGCTCGTCGGGCCCGATCCCGGACCGGCGACGCTCGGCTACGCCGTCGCCGTCGGCGTCGCCGCGCTCGCCTACGAGCGAGTCCGGTCGATCTGGGCGCCGGCGCTCGTCTACGCCGCACACGGCGTCACGACACAGCTCGTCCCTTACTACGTCCCGTCCGACGCCGCCGGCGCCGTCGTCGTGTCGGTCCTTTCGGCCCTGAGCTGAGTCGCCGTACCGTCGAGCGCGGGCGATCCGGCCCGGAGTCCATTCGCATCTTCTCGCGGTCGGTTCGCGACCGCAGGCTCCGAACCCGTAACGAGACACTCCCTGACACGCACCCCGAAACGTAACTGCACGAACACCTATTCCCGTCGCAGACCCACGTTCGACGGGGGAGATAGGAATGCCACTACTGGAGCGTATCACGCGACTGTTCGGCGACGGGAGGGACACCGACGGCGGAGCGGCGAGGGATCGGAAATCCTTGGAGGAGGCGTCGATGGAACCGAGTCACGTCTGCCAGAGCTGTGGGAAGGAGTACTTCGAGAACCCGTCGATGAACATCCGAACCTGCGGGAACTGCGGCGGCGTCAAGGTCGAACCGGTCTGACCGGCGCGGCCGTCACCGTCGGGAGCGACGGGCCGCGCCGACCGCTCGCGAACAGCCCGTTCAGTCAAGTTCGCGGTCGATCACGTCGCGCAGGCCCGCGATCTCGGCGGCGTCGTAGGACAGATCGCCGTCGGCCAGCGCCACGTCGAGCGTCCCGGAGTCGTCGGCGCTCCCGAGGTCGTATACGGGGGCGACGCCGTCGAAGGCCTCGCGAACCGCGCTCGCGTCTGTCGTCTCGATCACGACGCGGCCGGCCTGCTCGCCGAACAGTAGCGCCGCGGGCGACCCCTTCGACGGCGCGTCGAGGTCGACGCTGGCGCCGGCTCCGTCCGAGACCATCTCGGCGAGCGCGACCGCGAGGCCGCCGTGGCTCACGTCGTGGGTCGTGAGTGTCGCGTCGTCGTTCGCCACGTCGACCAGCGTGTCGACGAACGCGTCGGGGTCGGCCAGCGACTCCGGGAAGCGATCGGTCCCCCCGAACTGTGCGAGGTACTCCGAGCCGCCGAGTCGCGCCTCGGCGTCGCCCTCCAGCGAGCGCGCGCCGACGAGCAGGAGGTCGCCCTCGCCGGAGAGGGCGTGGGGCGGCGCGTCGTACCCGTCTTTGACGCCCACAAGCGCGAGCGTCGGCGTCGGCGGGATGGGTCCGGCGACCGAATCGTTGTACAGCGAGACGTTCCCGCCGAGGACGGGCACGTCCAGCGTCGAGCACATCTCGGCGAGGCCGTCGACGATCCCCTCGAACCCGCCGTAGACGTCTGACTTCTCGGGGTTGCCGCCGTTGAGACAGTCGACCGCGGCGTGGGGGGTCGCGCCCTTCGCGGCGACGTTGGTCGCGTTCTCCAGCGCGACGGCGCGGGCGCCCTCGTAGGGGGCCGCCGTCGTCCAGTTGGGGTCGGCGCCCGAGGAGAACGCGAGCCCCGTTCCGGCCTCTCTGACGGCCAGGATCGCGGCGTCGTCGCCCGGCGGCGTCGCCGTGCGAACCTGCACCTCGTGGTCGTACTGCCGATACACCCACTCCTTCGACGCCGTGTTCGGACTGCCGACGACGGCCTCGAACGCCTCCGCCAGGTCGACGTCTCCGGGGAGGTCCCGCTCCTGTTCCTCGGGTTCGTCGGCCGGGAGGTCGTTGTACGGCGCGCCGTCGCCGAGGAACTCCGCGGGCGCGTCGACGACCGTCTCGCCCTCGAAGGTGCAGACGTAGTTGCCGTCGGTGACCTCGCCGATGACCGACGCACCGAGGTCGTAGCGGTCGGCGATCTCCCGGACGCGGTCGACGTTCTCCGGGCGGACCTCGTAGCACATCCGCTCCTGACTCTCGGCGAGCAGGTACTCCATCGCGTTCATGTTCGGCTCGCGCTCGTGAACGTTCGTCAGCTCGATGTTCGCCCCGAGGCCGCCCTTGGCGACCATCTCGGAGGAGGCGCCGCCCAGGCCCGCCGCACCGAGGTCGCGAGCCGACTCGATCAGTTCCTCGTCGATCAACGCCTCGTTGGCCTCGACGAGCAGCTTCTCGGTGTAGGGGTCACCGACCTGCACTGCCGGTCGGTCCTCGGTCTCGGCGTCCTCGGCGAGGTCCTCGCTCGCGAAGGAGGCGCCGCCGAGCCCGTCGCGACCCGTCGAGTTCCCGACGAGGACGAGCTTGTTCCCGGGCTCTTGGGCCTCGGCAGTGACGAGGCGGTCGGGGTCGTCGATCAGGCCGACGCAGGCGACGTTGACCAGCGGGTTGCCCTCGTAGTCGCCGTGGAAGGCGGTCGAGCCGGTGACGGTGGGGACGCCGATGCAGTTGCCGTAGTGGGAGATGCCCTCGACGACGCCCTCGAAGAGATAGCGGGAGTGCTCGCGGTCGAAATCGCCGAAATAGAGGGAGTCGGCGAGCGCGATGGGGTAGGCGCCCATCGAGAGGGTGTCGCGGACGATGCCGCCGACGCCCGTGGCGGCGCCGTCGAACGGATCGACGTAGGAGGGGTGGTTGTGGCTCTCGATACCCATCGTGATGTAGGTCTCGTCGTCGCCCTCGGAGGGGATGGAGACGACGCCCGCGTCGTCGCCGGGGCCGACGACGACCTGGTCGCCCTCGCTGTCGAAGGCGGAGAGCAGCGGCCACGAGGAGCGGTAGGCGCAGTGTTCGCTCCAGAGGTTCTCGAACAGCGCGGCCTCGGCGCGGGTCGGCTCCCGCCCCAGTTCCTCGACCACCAGGTCGTGGTCGCTATCGGTGAGACTCATTGTCGGAGGGTGGCTCCCGGCCGGCTAAATCGCTTTCCATGCGCGGCGGACCGTCCCCCGAGCCCCGTCGTCGACCCGTCCGCCTCGCCGCCCCGCTCACTCCTCGGACACGCGCACCGACAGCACCGGCACCGACGCCGACCGCATCAGGTTCTCGGTGACGCTCCCGAGGATGCGCTTGTCGATCCCGGTCCGGCCGTGGGTGCCGACGACGACGAGGCCGATACCGTTGGCGTCGACGTATTCGTTGAGCCGGTCGACC
This DNA window, taken from Halosimplex litoreum, encodes the following:
- a CDS encoding DUF7550 family protein; its protein translation is MADDHDDGHHDHDRPDYDPANKDLPSGEPPLRSTAPQSEYTGRDVGVGVAVVLVGVALTFVLPIAVV
- a CDS encoding YbhB/YbcL family Raf kinase inhibitor-like protein, which encodes MRRRDVLATVAGATAVGVAGCAGSEAETETPRAFRVSSPAIDPDEQLPARFTCTGEGVSPPFVVERTPEPTAAVAVTASFNQGPITDRTFWTLWNVPPDRTRIPAALPGEAVVESLGGARQGRPEGGDPGYLSPCPPRGEPFTYRFQVYALSERLSVEGGATHDTASEAIGNAVLASRRFSVEYTRPSSDPDAQAESND
- a CDS encoding beta-mannosidase, whose translation is MQKRSLDGEWEFRREGGEWRTGAVPGGVYTDLLAADAIPDPFVEDNELDVQWVGKSDWTYRRTVTVDERLLDHERIVLQCDGLDTVATVSVNGRVVGESVNMHVGNEFDVADALEPGDNEVTVAFRSPVEYGQERAAEYPYEVPCIRYPVDQPGRPFVRKAQCHYGWDWGPCLPTMGIYRDISILAYSEPRVRYTKTEQDHDGDGIDLTVRAGVDAPSAGSYDLTVEVADTVRTESVDLDEGEQEVEVTVSVDEGSVDLWWPNGYGDQPLYDLSVRVGDGPDAHEIADRVGFREVELVAEPDDVGTSFYFEVNGEPVYAKGANTIPTAPLYGDVTDERYEHLIRSAADANMNMLRVWGGGYYEEEVFYDLCDEYGILVWQDFMFSCSLHPANDDFLDTVEQEVRYQVRRLANHPSIAVWCANNENEEAAQNWFVDHPHHAEHLDDYAALYEETVGPACREEDPSRTYWPGSPSSGPDELEPYVFEKGDIHYWDVWHRGQPFEDYLTTNPRFVSEFGYQSFPSTDSLRTVLDPEDFNPTSPTMEHHQRNPGGNTTILRRMADYFRFPFDFDDFVYLSQLLQAEAMSTAIEHWRRRKPTTMGALYWQLNDLWPVASWASVEYDGKWKAQQYAARRQFAPVLLSFHPSYEGRDGVDNAQAEDPEDGDWGDVTAQTLWVTSDETERLSGDVALEVLTFDGELVHEETVAVNIDAHQSAELATVDRDDLPEGVDTSEVMVRAAFEDGGSDDGASAADALDSYPATTFFADYKRLDLPETDLSVEVDGADVTVTAEKAALFVELDPGTMAGAFSDDFFHLAPGEVRTLTFDAYDGRRDALVEAELEDELTVRHLRGTY
- the purL gene encoding phosphoribosylformylglycinamidine synthase subunit PurL, which codes for MSLTDSDHDLVVEELGREPTRAEAALFENLWSEHCAYRSSWPLLSAFDSEGDQVVVGPGDDAGVVSIPSEGDDETYITMGIESHNHPSYVDPFDGAATGVGGIVRDTLSMGAYPIALADSLYFGDFDREHSRYLFEGVVEGISHYGNCIGVPTVTGSTAFHGDYEGNPLVNVACVGLIDDPDRLVTAEAQEPGNKLVLVGNSTGRDGLGGASFASEDLAEDAETEDRPAVQVGDPYTEKLLVEANEALIDEELIESARDLGAAGLGGASSEMVAKGGLGANIELTNVHEREPNMNAMEYLLAESQERMCYEVRPENVDRVREIADRYDLGASVIGEVTDGNYVCTFEGETVVDAPAEFLGDGAPYNDLPADEPEEQERDLPGDVDLAEAFEAVVGSPNTASKEWVYRQYDHEVQVRTATPPGDDAAILAVREAGTGLAFSSGADPNWTTAAPYEGARAVALENATNVAAKGATPHAAVDCLNGGNPEKSDVYGGFEGIVDGLAEMCSTLDVPVLGGNVSLYNDSVAGPIPPTPTLALVGVKDGYDAPPHALSGEGDLLLVGARSLEGDAEARLGGSEYLAQFGGTDRFPESLADPDAFVDTLVDVANDDATLTTHDVSHGGLAVALAEMVSDGAGASVDLDAPSKGSPAALLFGEQAGRVVIETTDASAVREAFDGVAPVYDLGSADDSGTLDVALADGDLSYDAAEIAGLRDVIDRELD
- the coxB gene encoding cytochrome c oxidase subunit II, with protein sequence MSALLSTLAVIAPCILVAAVWHRTDPFADSRGRGDASAGQPVDGGSADATPTTDGGTMRTKPLGPRRWLTTVDHRDVGLLYLAFGTIAGLWGGMDAMMMRTELLTSTVSVWDAETYNALFTTHGITMLFFFAAPVFAGIANYVIPLLIGADDMAFPRINALAFWLLPPALLIARAGIVTELIGKTLEGALGLLPPNAMAPFGGLAAVIDPLLALEPPGIGWTMYTPLSIQDPNQQVNLLLLGLHLSGVATTMGAINFIATIVSERGDEVSWADLDLFSWNILTQSGIILFAFPLLGSAMVMLLLDRVVGTTFFAVGEGGGPILWQHLFWFFGHPEVYILVLPAFGLVSYIMPKFAGRKLFGFRFVVYSTLAIGVLSFGVWAHHMFATGIDPRVRASFMFVSIAIAVPSAVKTFNWIATLWNGRIRLTAPMLFCLGGLALFVVGGITGVFLAAIPFNLVVHDTYYVVGHFHLIIMGVIPFSMFAACYYWFPMITGRWYNRPVAVAQAVVLSVGSAVTFIPMLVTGTDGLPRRYASYPQVFELLNQVSSAGAYLIGLAAVLWVFNMVQSYRVGPPVTDDDVWNLAETGQRAREWHHPAGRPTQRAPAVGDVAPEDDESDESETGTDGGAPADDGTPEDDPPVDSGSPGDDSPTDDVPTERDRASALDRSTRDDAIGGRGALRLVGAVTVAIALLVVAGRLLLPLTGFDSTTEALIRTLNRRLLLVAVPLALLVEGLLIYAVVRFRGGVAIPTPENTTLEISWTVATAFVLLFVAVVSYGVLGSPFVTASPEPAGERPADAVEIEIVAEQFSYDVRYPAANVTVESTDVIYAPTDRPVYFEVRAADVLHSVHVPALGLKQDAFPGQWNLLHTRLLDPGDYRLYCAEFCGVGHSRMRTTLSVVSPERYRQRVDALAAESEATGGSTYAEGNATAGNATIERPSARTG